Proteins encoded within one genomic window of Panicum virgatum strain AP13 chromosome 1N, P.virgatum_v5, whole genome shotgun sequence:
- the LOC120653915 gene encoding gamma-glutamyl peptidase 3-like, with amino-acid sequence MLNKSSRSSQAMIRDRDPSPISDPRLLRALARHKSEHLQIGAIASSKHTATWCWKAGTIRGSAVRMASSRPAMTAATTTAKPAAAGTGGRRRYALLLALWDSEYASKVYGGYYSVFVAAFGGSGAAGEEGGERWDCFRVIAGEFPAPEDLASYDGFVVSGSPHDAYGDDPWVARLCALIQTLHAMEKRVLGICFGHQVLCRALGGKIGKARNGWDVGVKKVTFAQDLKGFEFLGGLGELPSSASVIEVHQDEVWELPPAATVLAYSEKTRVEAFAVGEHALGIQGHPEYTTDILHNLIDRLTDQSAIPASVSEDARRTVAETGGPDRAFWTAHCKGFLNWARRSSGRPTPAQEPAPEVMSNRAIVAGCFTAGAAPMVQLACSASTSQG; translated from the exons ATGTTAAACAAAAGCTCACGTTCTTCGCAAGCGATGATCCGTGATCGTGACCCGAGCCCCATCTCCGATCCACGGCTACTACGCGCGCTCGCGAGGCATAAATCGGAGCACCTGCAGATCGGAGCAATTGCGAGCTCGAAACACACAGCTACCTGGTGCTGGAAGGCTGGAACGATCCGAGGATCAGCTGTGCGCATGGCTTCCTCTAGACCGGCGATGACAgctgcgacgacgacggcgaagccggcggccgcggggacTGGCGGCAGGAGGCGGTACGCGCTGCTGCTGGCGCTGTGGGACTCGGAGTACGCCAGCAAGGTGTACGGCGGGTACTACAGCGTCTTCGTCGCCGCgttcggcggcagcggcgctgccggggaggagggcggcgagaGGTGGGACTGCTTCCGCGTGATCGCCGGCGAGTTCCCGGCGCCGGAGGACCTGGCGTCGTACGACGGCTTCGTGGTCAGCGGCAGCCCGCACGACGCGTACGGCGACGACCCCTGGGTCGCCCGCCTCTGCGCGCTCATCCAGACGCTCCACGCTATGGAGAAGCGGGTCCTCGGCATCTGCTTCGGACACCAA GTCTTGTGCCGGGCGTTAGGGGGCAAGATCGGCAAGGCGCGGAATGGATGGGACGTCGGGGTGAAGAAGGTGACCTTCGCGCAAGATTTGAAGGGCTTCGAGTTCCTCGGAGGTCTCGGTGAGCTTCCCTCGAGCGCCTCCGTCATCGAGGTCCACCAGGACGAGGTGTGGGagctcccgccggcggcgacggtgctGGCCTACTCGGAGAAGACGCGCGTGGAGGCGTTCGCGGTGGGGGAGCACGCGCTGGGCATCCAGGGCCACCCCGAGTACACCACCGACATCCTCCACAACCTCATCGACCGCCTCACTGACCAGAGCGCCATCCCGGCGAGCGTCAGCGAGGACGCGCGGCGGACGGTGGCGGAGACCGGCGGGCCGGACCGCGCGTTCTGGACGGCGCACTGCAAGGGTTTCCTAAACTGGGCACGGCGGAGCAGCGGCCGCCCCACGCCAGCGCAGGAACCCGCGCCGGAGGTGATGAGCAACCGCGCCATAGTCGCCGGCTGcttcaccgccggcgccgctccgaTGGTCCAGTTGGCTTGCAGCGCTAGTACGAgtcagggttaa
- the LOC120654837 gene encoding gamma-glutamyl peptidase 3-like codes for MAVAAKTTMPVAAGSGRRRYALLLALWDSEYAKNVYGGYRNVFVAAFGEEGERWDCFRVIAGEFPAPEDLASYDGFVVSGSPHDAYGEEPWVRRLCALLRTLHAMEKRVLGVCFGHQVLCRALGGRVGKARHGWDVGVKKVTFVRDLEGFGFLGGLEELPSSASLVEVHQDEVWELPPGATALAYSEKTRVEAFAVGEHALGIQGHPEYTADILHNLIDRLTGQSAIPASVGDEARRTVAETGGPDRVFWTGLCKRFLRGGESSSPRPPPVRDMAPEAMMTSLAVTDCPDRAFWMGLCKRFLGGGGSSPRPAAPVRDTAPEVMMTSLAATGCFGSAAAGRRSNGQLVGSQR; via the coding sequence atggcggtggcggcgaagaCGACGATGCCCGTGGCAGCCGGGAGCGGCCGGAGGCGGTACGCGCTGCTGCTGGCGCTGTGGGACTCGGAGTACGCAAAGAATGTGTACGGCGGGTACCGGAACGTCTTCGTCGCCGCGTTCGGGGAGGAGGGCGAGAGGTGGGACTGCTTCCGCGTGATTGCCGGCGAGTTCCCGGCGCCGGAGGACCTGGCGTCGTACGACGGCTTCGTGGTCAGCGGCAGCCCGCACGACGCGTACGGCGAGGAGCCCTGGgtccgccgcctctgcgcgcTCCTCCGGACGCTCCACGCCATGGAGAAGCGGGTCCTCGGCGTCTGCTTCGGCCACCAGGTCCTGTGCCGGGCGCTGGGCGGGAGGGTCGGCAAGGCGCGGCACGGGTGGGACGTCGGGGTGAAGAAGGTGACCTTCGTGCGGGACCTGGAGGGCTTCGGCTTCCTGGGAGGTCTCGAGGAGCTCCCGTCGAGCGCCTCCCTCGTCGAGGTCCACCAGGACGAGGTGTGGGAGCTCCCGCCGGGGGCGACGGCGCTGGCCTACTCGGAGAAGACGCGCGTGGAGGCGTTCGCGGTGGGCGAGCACGCGCTAGGCATCCAGGGCCACCCGGAGTACACCGCCGACATCCTCCACAACCTCATCGACCGCCTCACCGGCCAGAGCGCCATCCCGGCGAGCGTCGGCGATGAGGCGCGACGGACGGTGGCGGAGACCGGCGGCCCTGACCGCGTGTTCTGGACGGGCCTCTGCAAGAGGTTTCTCAGAGGTGGAGAAAGCAGCAGCCCGCGGCCTCCGCCGGTGCGTGACATGGCGCCGGAGGCGATGATGACCAGCCTCGCCGTCACCGACTGCCCTGACCGCGCGTTCTGGATGGGCCTCTGCAAGCGGTTTCTCGGAGGTGGAGGAAGCAGCCCGCGGCCTGCTGCGCCGGTGCGTGACACGGCGCCGGAGGTGATGATGAccagcctcgccgccaccggctgcttcggtagcgccgccgccggccgccgctccaatGGTCAACTTGTTGGCTCGCAGCGCTAG